The following coding sequences are from one Triticum aestivum cultivar Chinese Spring chromosome 5A, IWGSC CS RefSeq v2.1, whole genome shotgun sequence window:
- the LOC123106278 gene encoding zinc finger MYM-type protein 1-like isoform X1, whose protein sequence is MKRFLKKKKTSTQDDIASPSHEPDDPPAQPHEPDDAPLQEQNDALTHEGPAPHMWNLSQALEEINWEEGIQSDPGKRRSIDEYPPNLRDVVRRKYLAKPLCQPRSYNFKTTTIGGRERKFNPDWFDEFGSWLEYSEYKEKAYCFCCFLFRRRDKKEAGYAAFVAKGWSGWNKKHRLNDHVRDVNSVHNQAKRDCDALLQQDQHIYVAFNNQSNAAKKAHYTRLNASIDVTRVLLQQGLPFRGHDESEESFNKGNFKEFYAYTAQQNPELRKVAGPNAPGNNKLTSSMIQKDIAECFAKQILHSILEEIGDGVFSLLVDESRDVAGKEQMAVVLRYAGKCGSAKESLVGLVHVKETTSKYLKSAIDDLFAELSLSLK, encoded by the coding sequence ATGAAAAGGTTTCTTAAAAAAAAGAAGACATCAACACAAGATGATATAGCTAGCCCATCACATGAACCGGATGATCCTCCAGCTCAGCCACATGAACCGGATGACGCTCCATTACAGGAACAAAATGATGCCTTGACACATGAAGGTCCAGCCCCTCATATGTGGAATTTGTCTCAAGCTCTAGAAGAAATCAATTGGGAAGAGGGAATTCAGTCTGATCCTGGCAAAAGGAGAAGCATAGATGAGTATCCTCCTAATCTAAGGGATGTGGTAAGAAGAAAATATTTGGCTAAGCCTCTTTGTCAACCTCGTAGTTATAATTTTAAAACTACAACTATTGGTGGTCGAGAGAGAAAGTTTAATCCTGATTGGTTTGATGAGTTTGGGAGCTGGCTTGAGTATAGTGAGTACAAAGAAAAAGCGTATTGCTTCTGTTGTTTCTTATTCAGGCGCCGTGATAAGAAAGAAGCTGGATATGCAGCATTTGTTGCAAAGGGTTGGTCAGGCTGGAACAAAAAACATAGACTAAATGATCATGTCAGAGATGTCAACAGTGTTCACAACCAAGCAAAAAGAGATTGTGATGCTTTATTGCAACAAGACCAGCACATTTATGTTGCTTTCAATAATCAAAGCAATGCTGCGAAGAAGGCGCATTATACTAGACTAAATGCCTCAATTGATGTTACTAGAGTTCTATTGCAGCAAGGGTTACCTTTTCGCGGCCATGACGAGTCAGAGGAGTCCTTTAATAAAGGAAATTTTAAGGAATTTTATGCTTATACAGCACAGCAAAATCCAGAACTACGCAAGGTTGCAGGCCCTAATGCTCCAGGTAATAATAAGTTGACTTCTTCAATGATCCAGAAGGACATAGCTGAATGTTTTGCAAAGCAAATATTGCATTCTATTCTAGAAGAAATTGGAGATGGTGTATTTTCTTTGCTAGTTGATGAATCAAGGGATGTGGCTGGTAAAGAACAGATGGCTGTGGTCTTGAGATATGCTGGTAAATGCGGAAGTGCGAAAGAGAGTTTAGTTGGCCTTGTTCATGTGAAGGAGACAACTTCAAAGTACCTCAAGTCTGCTATTGATGATTTATTTGCAGAACTTAGCTTAAGTCTCAAGTAG
- the LOC123106278 gene encoding zinc finger MYM-type protein 1-like isoform X2 yields MWNLSQALEEINWEEGIQSDPGKRRSIDEYPPNLRDVVRRKYLAKPLCQPRSYNFKTTTIGGRERKFNPDWFDEFGSWLEYSEYKEKAYCFCCFLFRRRDKKEAGYAAFVAKGWSGWNKKHRLNDHVRDVNSVHNQAKRDCDALLQQDQHIYVAFNNQSNAAKKAHYTRLNASIDVTRVLLQQGLPFRGHDESEESFNKGNFKEFYAYTAQQNPELRKVAGPNAPGNNKLTSSMIQKDIAECFAKQILHSILEEIGDGVFSLLVDESRDVAGKEQMAVVLRYAGKCGSAKESLVGLVHVKETTSKYLKSAIDDLFAELSLSLK; encoded by the coding sequence ATGTGGAATTTGTCTCAAGCTCTAGAAGAAATCAATTGGGAAGAGGGAATTCAGTCTGATCCTGGCAAAAGGAGAAGCATAGATGAGTATCCTCCTAATCTAAGGGATGTGGTAAGAAGAAAATATTTGGCTAAGCCTCTTTGTCAACCTCGTAGTTATAATTTTAAAACTACAACTATTGGTGGTCGAGAGAGAAAGTTTAATCCTGATTGGTTTGATGAGTTTGGGAGCTGGCTTGAGTATAGTGAGTACAAAGAAAAAGCGTATTGCTTCTGTTGTTTCTTATTCAGGCGCCGTGATAAGAAAGAAGCTGGATATGCAGCATTTGTTGCAAAGGGTTGGTCAGGCTGGAACAAAAAACATAGACTAAATGATCATGTCAGAGATGTCAACAGTGTTCACAACCAAGCAAAAAGAGATTGTGATGCTTTATTGCAACAAGACCAGCACATTTATGTTGCTTTCAATAATCAAAGCAATGCTGCGAAGAAGGCGCATTATACTAGACTAAATGCCTCAATTGATGTTACTAGAGTTCTATTGCAGCAAGGGTTACCTTTTCGCGGCCATGACGAGTCAGAGGAGTCCTTTAATAAAGGAAATTTTAAGGAATTTTATGCTTATACAGCACAGCAAAATCCAGAACTACGCAAGGTTGCAGGCCCTAATGCTCCAGGTAATAATAAGTTGACTTCTTCAATGATCCAGAAGGACATAGCTGAATGTTTTGCAAAGCAAATATTGCATTCTATTCTAGAAGAAATTGGAGATGGTGTATTTTCTTTGCTAGTTGATGAATCAAGGGATGTGGCTGGTAAAGAACAGATGGCTGTGGTCTTGAGATATGCTGGTAAATGCGGAAGTGCGAAAGAGAGTTTAGTTGGCCTTGTTCATGTGAAGGAGACAACTTCAAAGTACCTCAAGTCTGCTATTGATGATTTATTTGCAGAACTTAGCTTAAGTCTCAAGTAG